One Bacteroidia bacterium DNA window includes the following coding sequences:
- the gldA gene encoding gliding motility-associated ABC transporter ATP-binding subunit GldA, whose product MSILTQNITKVYGTQKALNNVSFEVPAGQIVGFLGPNGAGKSTMMKILTCYIPQTEGKAEVCGFDVAENPLEVKKQVGYLPEHNPLYLEMYVKEYLAFCASIHGLGKQSDKLAKEMIEKTGLGPEQHKIIGTLSKGYRQRVGLAQAMIHNPKVLILDEPTSGLDPNQLVDIRNLILQLGKEKTVLLSTHIMQEVEAVCDRVIIINKGSIVADKPIGEIQHQGGKTIVSVEFDKPVADHVLKGISGVIQVKNIGKNTWILEGKSNLDLRPAIFQFAVEKGLAVLTMQKEEQSLEETFQKLTKGS is encoded by the coding sequence ATGTCGATTCTAACACAGAACATTACCAAAGTTTATGGAACCCAAAAAGCCTTAAACAATGTCAGTTTTGAAGTTCCTGCAGGACAAATTGTTGGTTTCCTAGGCCCCAATGGTGCCGGAAAATCAACTATGATGAAAATCCTGACCTGCTACATCCCACAAACAGAAGGCAAGGCAGAAGTATGCGGATTTGATGTTGCCGAAAATCCGCTCGAAGTCAAAAAACAGGTCGGATACCTTCCCGAACACAATCCGCTATACCTGGAAATGTATGTAAAGGAATACCTGGCTTTTTGCGCTTCTATTCATGGCTTGGGTAAACAGTCCGACAAACTTGCCAAGGAAATGATTGAAAAAACCGGCCTTGGTCCTGAACAACATAAAATAATTGGCACACTATCCAAGGGTTATCGCCAACGGGTTGGCTTGGCTCAAGCTATGATTCACAACCCCAAAGTTCTTATACTCGACGAACCCACCTCCGGCTTAGACCCCAATCAGTTGGTTGATATACGTAATCTCATCCTTCAATTAGGGAAAGAAAAAACCGTTTTACTTTCAACCCATATTATGCAAGAGGTTGAAGCTGTTTGCGACCGGGTAATTATCATCAACAAGGGTAGCATTGTTGCCGACAAACCTATTGGTGAAATTCAACATCAAGGAGGGAAAACAATCGTTTCAGTTGAGTTCGACAAGCCGGTTGCCGATCATGTATTAAAAGGAATAAGTGGTGTAATTCAAGTTAAAAACATAGGTAAAAACACGTGGATTCTAGAGGGCAAATCCAACCTGGATCTTCGTCCCGCCATTTTCCAATTTGCAGTTGAAAAAGGACTCGCAGTTTTAACCATGCAAAAGGAAGAACAAAGTTTAGAAGAAACCTTCCAAAAACTTACTAAAGGTTCCTAA
- a CDS encoding Fic family protein, whose protein sequence is MKNISDRYKSENKRYFCGVEWNFDRATLDPLKEYFDRLESKRNLIRNKRPLPASVLEKVKEELQLEWTYNSNSIEGNTLTLQETKIVLQDGMTVKGKSMREHFEATNHHNAIAYLHETITPAYTLSEKDVLKIHSLVLQNIEKDFAGRYRNGGVRITGANFVPPNALKVPVLMEALLEWVNSNPMELNVLALAAVFHHRFVHIHPFFDGNGRTVRLLMNLLLMKEGYPPAIILKNDRKKYYEALNQANQGNYSKLLLLVLQAQERSLNIYLNSFPTEGYDQEYLEITNLVKEEKLPYSSEYISLLARTGKIDAYKEGRNWLTSKAAVQNYMKQRKKK, encoded by the coding sequence ATGAAAAATATATCGGATAGGTATAAATCCGAAAATAAACGATATTTTTGTGGGGTGGAATGGAATTTTGATAGGGCAACATTAGATCCGTTAAAGGAATACTTCGATCGGTTGGAAAGTAAGCGCAATCTGATTCGAAACAAACGGCCTTTGCCTGCTTCCGTATTGGAGAAAGTTAAAGAAGAGCTTCAGTTGGAATGGACTTATAACTCGAATAGTATCGAAGGAAATACCCTTACGTTGCAAGAAACAAAAATTGTATTACAGGATGGTATGACTGTTAAAGGCAAAAGTATGCGTGAGCATTTTGAAGCTACTAACCATCACAATGCCATTGCCTATCTTCATGAAACTATTACACCAGCTTATACGCTTTCAGAAAAGGATGTATTGAAAATTCATTCCTTGGTTTTACAAAACATAGAGAAAGACTTTGCCGGTAGATATCGGAATGGAGGGGTGCGTATTACCGGTGCTAATTTTGTTCCTCCTAATGCACTCAAAGTACCAGTATTGATGGAAGCTCTCCTGGAATGGGTTAATTCCAATCCGATGGAATTGAATGTATTGGCGTTGGCTGCTGTATTTCACCATCGCTTTGTACATATTCATCCTTTTTTTGATGGAAATGGACGTACGGTTCGCCTACTGATGAATTTATTGCTGATGAAGGAAGGTTATCCTCCGGCAATAATTTTGAAAAATGACCGAAAGAAATATTACGAGGCGCTAAATCAGGCTAATCAGGGTAATTATTCCAAGTTGTTGTTGTTGGTACTTCAGGCTCAAGAGCGATCGTTAAACATATACTTGAATTCTTTTCCTACCGAAGGTTATGATCAGGAATACCTTGAAATAACTAATTTGGTTAAAGAAGAAAAATTACCATACAGTTCGGAATATATCAGTTTGTTGGCCCGAACCGGAAAAATTGATGCTTACAAAGAAGGCAGAAATTGGCTTACCAGCAAAGCTGCGGTTCAAAATTATATGAAGCAACGCAAAAAGAAATAG